One part of the Uranotaenia lowii strain MFRU-FL unplaced genomic scaffold, ASM2978415v1 HiC_scaffold_64, whole genome shotgun sequence genome encodes these proteins:
- the LOC129760516 gene encoding SAP30-binding protein encodes MSAKNSALASLTATYTDSENEDDNKSEEGSVQSDGESTSSQARIRSRQPTPLNEQSESSAASPVNPVLNIAKSSPSPVPPIAAAGNSSESTGSRKKALRLVSYFDDTIVSDEENVSPHREQEQMDMSDDEIPKPETTSPKKIDRAKLYGFSLPPEPKGKCSLELQDKISTLYEKMRNSNMDTNRIIQERKEFRNPSIYEKLIQFCDINEMGTNYPPEIFDPFQWGKESYYEELAKAQKVEMEKIEKARKESKTEIQVGVKKVDPTDESKKRKSKWDQPGVLGAAPGAVGSAAVLKPAGMVTQPLTTTATGTKGTVISAFGSLPKKPKV; translated from the exons ATGAGTGCGAAAAACTCAGCGCTAGCATCTTTAACTGCTACCTATACAGACTCTGAAAATGAGGACGATAATAAATCGGAAGAAGGCTCAGTACAATCGGATGGAGAGAGTACTTCCTCACAG GCTAGGATTCGTTCACGACAGCCAACGCCATTGAACGAGCAATCCGAGAGTTCTGCTGCGTCACCCGTAAATCCGGTTCTAAATATAGCAAAGTCCTCACCATCGCCTGTTCCACCGATAGCTGCGGCCGGCAATTCATCTGAATCCACCGGATCTCGTAAAAAAGCCCTCCGGTTGGTTAGCTACTTCGATGATACCATTGTATCGGATGAAGAAAATGTATCTCCCCATCGCGAACAAGAGCAAATGGATATGTCAGACGATGAAATACCAAAACCAGAAACAACatccccaaaaaaaattgatcgagCCAAGCTGTACGGATTTAGTTTACCCCCAGAACCTAAAGGTAAATGCTCACTAGAATTGCAAGACAAGATTTCGACTTTGTACGAAAAGATGCGGAATTCAAACATGGATACCAATAGGATTATCCAGGAGCGAAAGGAATTTCGCAACCCCAGTATCTACGAGAAACTTATCCAATTCTGCGACATTAATGAAATGGGCACAAACTATCCGCCGGAAATATTCGACCCTTTCCAGTGGGGTAAAGAATCATACTACGAAGAGTTGGCCAAGGCTCAGAAGGTAGAGATGGAGAAGATTGAAAAGGCCCGCAAGGAAAGCAAAACGGAAATTCAAGTCGGGGTGAAAAAGGTTGACCCGACTGATGAATCCAAAAAGCGCAAATCCAAATGGGATCAACCGGGTGTTCTGGGAGCAGCACCAGGAGCAGTTGGCTCAGCGGCAGTGCTGAAGCCAGCCGGAATGGTAACGCAACCTCTAACCACTACAGCGACCGGAACGAAGGGAACCGTGATATCGGCATTCGGTTCGCTACCCAAAAAACCTAAAGTTTAA
- the LOC129760518 gene encoding uncharacterized protein LOC129760518, whose translation MPRKTKSNCNACKKPDSDRMVASDKCQRWYHFDCVQVGDSVADRSWLCPICDIDTTAEATTVNLRNDDDNKSRVSKASTSASVRAARANLELQRLDEMKQLEIKRINSELDQQKQEAELEKKRLEEERKRREEEQALERTQLEIAKRQQEALKKLEEMYLAEKYKILHSQIDETSSQKSFITSTRKSRTDEWVERLPVVRKPEEMDKPPMNPSGEDVVPVKNVPENDKQIIMNNPVSKNSALPREYSTPIVKNRALGNQQGLPSESTINPEVELPKQENGSRRHPENNEPSNPVGRRVLTNAQLAARQALPKDLPIFTGNPEEWPIFFKSFENISEECGLSNTENLIRLQRSLKGDALEAVRSHLLEPEMVPCVIETLQMLYGRPEILLSSLLAKIRSTPAPREGKLESLIFYGLAIQNYCNHLKAVKLEAHFSNPMLLKELVEKLPSDIKMKWADYSDVAEDVNLKLFGQFMYGIVKKASAVTYPSGSTTTKLEENRIRGGTTKPKGFLHHSDTSSSTSVISHPRKVKVCPVCEKSGHDVEYCCKFTNSSVDERLQIVRLHNLCKSCLRNHNPWPCRRPKECTQEGCRIRHHPWLHSFQSNPSPQNYHRSDCSVIYRIVPVTVFNGLKHVDTFALLDEASEVTMIETSLAETLELGGTVDPLHLKWTGNVTRVEQNSRTVDVTISGRGKLKRFTLKNARTVEALELPIQSIDSKSLTEHYHHLRGLPIADYDSARPQILIGLENIYLGTPLKVREGAQGHPTATKTRLGWCVYGGTSIHRNYHHALNSRAVNEDRALYDLVKEYVMIDNLGVVPNTTSLESQEDRRARTLLESTTRRIPGGFETGLLWKSDEVNLPDSYPMAESRLRCLEKKIYKDKNLVDRVKNQIAYYLSKGYAHVTTASELSSADPAKVWYLPLGIVTNPKKPEKLRLIWDASARVHNISFNSMMLKGPDLLASLPAVLYRFRSRRVAICGDLKEMFHQIKIKEEDKSAQRFLWRNNTSEKPTIYTMDVATFGSACSPCSAQYIKNLNAGDYKHQFPAAVEAIVYGHYVDDFLDSRDDEEEIIQLIKDVKFVHQQGAFEIRNFSSNSAYVLAQIGDGNVCESKDLNFASQSVLGIQWFPESDLFSFTLNLPSLDTSILDGSIRPTKRQILRTVMSLYDPLGMLAAFIIHGKIIIQNLWKLGCMWDEQIDDSNFIYWKRWTEMFCRLGDVCIPRAYFNTAVPENCTPIQLHTFVDASEEAYACSVYFRYYERGVSRCVLVGAKAKVAPVKPLSIPRLELQAAILGIRLADFILRNHQISISKRYFWTDSATVLHWINSDARKYNAYVACRIGEILTSTEITEWKWVPTKDNVADEATKWGHGPCFNADSRWFRGPEFLWDGEESWPEQKWKPANNNEEMRSTCLHHQIASELLVDTTRFSKWERLLRTVAYLFRFGLPRTTAQPVVNRPLDYLNQEFLKKAEIALFRIAQQESFPAEFALFERSRNGKPAGVVPITSPLYKLSAYISEEGVVKMDGRIGAAPNLPIEAKCPIILAKTHPITFLIVDYYHRRYLHQNNETVFNELRQRFYVSGMRRLVRTVAFPHN comes from the coding sequence ATGCCACGAAAAACGAAAAGTAACTGCAACGCCTGCAAGAAGCCCGATAGTGATCGGATGGTAGCCAGCGATAAGTGCCAGCGTTGGTATCACTTTGATTGTGTCCAGGTTGGCGACTCTGTGGCAGACCGGTCCTGGTTGTGTCCTATTTGCGATATCGATACAACGGCTGAGGCAACTACTGTGAACCTTCGgaatgatgatgacaacaaaTCACGCGTCTCTAAGGCAAGCACCTCAGCATCCGTTCGAGCAGCTAGAGCAAACCTTGAACTTCAACGTTTAGATGAAATGAAGCAGTTAGAGATCAAACGTATCAACAGCGAGTTGGATCAGCAGAAGCAGGAAGCCGAGCTGGAAAAGAAACGGCTTGAAGAAGAGCGGAAACGCCGTGAAGAAGAGCAAGCCCTGGAAAGAACTCAGTTGGAAATTGCAAAACGTCAACAAGAAGCTCTGAAGAAACTGGAGGAAATGTATTTGGCGGAAAAATACAAAATCCTCCATTCCCAAATCGATGAAACCAGCAGCCAGAAAAGCTTCATCACCAGTACCCGGAAATCAAGAACCGATGAGTGGGTTGAACGTCTACCAGTTGTTAGGAAGCCAGAAGAAATGGATAAGCCTCCGATGAATCCTTCCGGAGAAGACGTAGTTCCTGTGAAGAATGTTCCTGAAAATGataaacaaataatcatgaataaTCCTGTATCGAAAAATTCCGCATTGCCCCGGGAATATAGTACTCCAATAGTGAAGAACAGGGCCTTAGGTAATCAACAAGGACTTCCTAGTGAAAGCACCATTAATCCAGAAGTAGAACTGCCGAAGCAGGAGAACGGCTCGAGAAGACATCCGGAAAACAATGAACCGTCGAATCCAGTGGGTCGTAGAGTCCTCACTAATGCTCAGCTAGCCGCTCGGCAAGCTTTACCCAAAGATTTACCTATATTTACGGGAAACCCGGAGGAATGGCCTATTTTCTTTAAaagctttgaaaatatatcGGAAGAGTGTGGACTTTCAAATACTGAGAACCTTATCCGCCTCCAGCGCAGTTTGAAGGGGGACGCATTAGAAGCTGTACGCAGCCACCTTTTGGAGCCTGAGATGGTTCCATGTGTAATAGAAACTTTGCAGATGCTGTACGGTCGTCCCGAAATACTCCTTTCTTCACTCCTAGCAAAAATCCGAAGCACTCCAGCTCCGAGGGAAGGAAAGCTTGAATCGCTTATCTTCTATGGTCTAGCCATCCAAAACTACTGTAACCATTTAAAAGCAGTGAAACTTGAAGCCCATTTTTCGAACCCTATGCTGCTTAAGGAGCTAGTGGAGAAACTACCTTCGGACATTAAGATGAAGTGGGCTGATTACAGTGATGTCGCTGAAGATGTCAACTTGAAACTATTTGGGCAATTCATGTACGGAATCGTAAAGAAAGCCAGTGCCGTTACCTATCCCAGTGGGTCTACGACaacaaaattagaagaaaatcgAATCCGAGGCGGTACAACGAAGCCAAAAGGTTTTCTACATCACAGTGACACGTCGTCTTCCACAAGTGTAATTAGTCACCCCCGCAAAGTAAAAGTATGCCCCGTTTGTGAGAAATCTGGACATGATGTAGAGTACTGCTGTAAATTTACTAATTCTTCTGTTGACGAGCGATTGCAAATCGTTAGATTACATAATTTATGCAAGAGCTGTCTAAGGAACCACAATCCCTGGCCATGCAGGCGGCCAAAAGAATGTACGCAAGAAGGATGCCGCATTCGCCACCATCCTTGGCTCCATTCCTTCCAATCGAATCCAAGTCCTCAGAATTACCATAGGTCGGACTGCTCAGTAATATACCGTATCGTCCCAGTAACCGTCTTCAATGGGTTGAAACACGTTGACACGTTTGCTTTGCTTGATGAGGCATCCGAAGTGACGATGATCGAAACCAGTCTTGCAGAAACTCTTGAACTAGGAGGTACTGTAGATCCGCTTCACCTGAAATGGACAGGAAATGTCACTCGAGTTGAACAAAATTCACGTACTGTGGACGTTACAATATCCGGTAGAGGAAAACTGAAAAGGTTCACTCTGAAAAATGCTCGAACGGTTGAAGCTCTTGAACTGCCAATACAATCGATTGATTCGAAAAGTCTTACAGAACATTACCACCATCTTAGAGGATTGCCTATTGCCGACTACGACTCTGCCagacctcaaattttgattgggCTTGAGAATATCTATCTGGGTACTCCGTTGAAAGTAAGAGAAGGGGCACAAGGACATCCGACCGCAACCAAAACCCGACTTGGGTGGTGTGTGTACGGTGGTACTTCTATACATCGCAACTATCACCATGCCCTTAATAGCAGAGCTGTTAACGAAGATCGCGCGCTGTATGATTTAGTAAAAGAGTATGTAATGATCGATAATTTGGGAGTTGTTCCTAACACGACTTCACTGGAGTCACAGGAGGATCGGCGGGCACGCACTCTACTCGAGTCCACTACTCGTCGTATTCCTGGTGGTTTCGAGACAGGCCTGCTTTGGAAATCTGACGAGGTGAATCTTCCAGACAGTTACCCTATGGCTGAAAGCCGTTTACGGTGCctcgaaaagaaaatttacaaagaCAAAAACCTCGTAGATCGCGTGAAAAATCAAATTGCCTATTATCTGTCGAAAGGATATGCTCACGTAACAACAGCCTCGGAACTATCTTCAGCGGATCCGGCCAAAGTCTGGTACTTGCCACTTGGTATTGTTACAAATCCTAAAAAACCGGAGAAACTGAGGTTAATTTGGGATGCTTCTGCTCGAGTGCACAACATTTCCTTCAACTCAATGATGCTCAAAGGGCCTGATCTTCTTGCGTCACTGCCTGCTGTACTTTATCGATTTCGTTCTCGTCGGGTAGCCATATGCGGCGATTTGAAGGAAATGTTTCATCAGATCAAAATTAAAGAAGAGGACAAATCTGCACAGAGATTCCTTTGGAGAAACAACACCTCTGAAAAGCCTACCATTTATACAATGGATGTAGCTACATTTGGTTCAGCCTGCTCGCCATGTTCCGCGCAGTAcattaaaaatctaaatgccgGCGACTATAAACACCAATTTCCAGCGGCGGTCGAGGCCATTGTATATGGCCACTATGTGGACGATTTTCTGGATAGCAGAGATGACGAAGAAGAAATAATACAGCTGATCAAAGACGTTAAGTTCGTACATCAACAGGGAGCCTTCGAAATCCGCAACTTTTCGTCAAATTCTGCTTATGTATTGGCGCAAATTGGCGATGGGAATGTCTGCGAGTCTAAAGATTTAAACTTTGCATCGCAGTCTGTTTTGGGTATCCAGTGGTTTCCAGAAAGCGATCTGTTCTCCTTTACACTAAATCTGCCAAGCCTAGACACGAGTATACTTGATGGCTCAATCCGACCGACAAAACGACAAATTTTACGCACCGTAATGAGTTTGTATGACCCCCTCGGTATGTTGGCAGCCTTTATCATCCACGGGAAgatcatcattcaaaatttatggaaGTTGGGCTGCATGTGGGATGAGCAGATTGATGACTCAAATTTTATCTATTGGAAGCGCTGGACGGAGATGTTTTGCCGATTGGGTGATGTATGCATCCCTCGAGCATATTTCAATACTGCCGTTCCAGAAAACTGCACTCCAATCCAGCTACATACATTTGTTGATGCAAGCGAAGAAGCGTATGCGTGCTCAGTGTACTTCCGCTACTATGAGCGAGGTGTTTCGCGCTGTGTTCTTGTAGGGGCGAAGGCCAAGGTGGCCCCAGTGAAACCGCTCTCGATACCGCGACTAGAATTACAAGCTGCAATCCTTGGAATACGTCTAGCAGATTTTATTCTACGAAACCATCAAATATCTATCTCAAAGCGGTATTTCTGGACCGACTCAGCAACCGTGCTCCACTGGATCAACTCGGATGCTCGCAAGTACAATGCTTACGTTGCATGTCGGATTGGCGAAATATTGACATCCACTGAGATCACGGAGTGGAAGTGGGTGCCAACTAAAGATAATGTAGCAGACGAAGCGACAAAATGGGGACATGGCCCTTGTTTCAACGCAGATAGTAGATGGTTTCGAGGACCAGAATTTCTCTGGGATGGCGAAGAATCCTGGCCAGAACAAAAGTGGAAACCAGCCAACAACAACGAAGAAATGCGCTCGACCTGTCTTCATCATCAGATAGCATCAGAGTTGTTAGTCGACACAACTCGATTTTCGAAATGGGAACGTCTTCTGCGAACGGTCGCGTATCTGTTTCGCTTTGGTTTACCGAGGACAACTGCTCAGCCCGTCGTCAATAGGCCTTTAGACTATCTGAACCAGGAGTTTTTGAAAAAGGCAGAAATCGCGTTGTTTCGTATTGCTCAGCAAGAATCCTTCCCCGCTGAGTTTGCTTTGTTCGAGAGAAGCAGAAATGGAAAGCCTGCGGGGGTGGTGCCGATCACCAGTCCGCTATACAAATTGTCAGCGTATATCAGCGAAGAAGGAGTGGTTAAAATGGACGGTCGTATCGGCGCCGCCCCCAACCTGCCGATCGAAGCTAAGTGCCCTATTATCTTAGCTAAGACCCATCCAATAACCTTTCTCATTGTAGACTATTATCATCGCCGGTACCTGCACCAGAACAACGAAACCGTCTTCAACGAGCTCCGCCAACGCTTCTACGTATCCGGGATGCGAAGATTAGTCCGCACCGTCGCCTTCCCGCATAATTGA